Genomic DNA from Theileria equi strain WA chromosome 4 map unlocalized gcontig_1105316255033, whole genome shotgun sequence:
ATGCGCATATTCCTGTTCTGTCAACGGAACGACAAGGCTCATATTGGAAATATTAGGGGATGAAGAAgcatttttcaaattttttgagaaagttggTGGAACATGGAATGAGATCGAGTACGAAGAATCTTCCACAGAGACCCTGTCAGAACCAAACAGACCTACACTCGACGGCGCTGGATGTTCCAAGTGGAATTCTTTCTGATTAAATGGATGGCATCATACCTTTATAGCATTCCATACGCGTTGGTTTATCAGTATGCATATGGGTTATAGAGCAACTATGGCTCCAGGAGATAGTCCTTAATGACTATGCATTAGGAAAGGTTGTCAAGGCCATACTCGATGCTCCCATAAAGATGGGTCAATGTACTAACAAGGGCAGTTTAAAAGGAGGATAACCATCCTCTTTTATTCCTCCAGACCTGGGCATCttatagaaaagattgtggaCGGAGAGAAGGAAGTATGGACTGCCAGTGATAATCAAGTTTGCTATCTCTGTGAATACTACCCAAAGAGCGCTTCCGGAAAGGTCAAGTTACATGTCAGGAAGAACGAAGACttattatcattttcttcttttagAAAGTCGATGGCAGCTGGAAGGTAAAGCATAGCAAATGATGGATCCAGGGTAAATTCTTTTACACCCAAAAGTGGTACTAAATAAAGGAGTTATTTCCCTAGAGAGAAGAGAGTGAGAAGAATGTTATCTATGGAATTGTCCCGAATTTAGTAGTAATGCAGAGGCATTCTACATGCTAGCATGTTACCAAGAGGTTCTCCAAAAGTTTCTCACTCAGAATGGCAAGAGTTGTCTGTCTAAACCTTGCCTAATTGCCTTTGTGGAGCGAATGCGGGAATGACGgttcttcttcaccccaCCTGTTCTATCcattattcttccttcactATCCCAGTCTAAACATCGCAAAATGAGGATTATAGCACTGCTCTGGACGGTATGTCTGGTGAGACTATGCAGTGCAGGTTGTTGTGGAGGAGGTACTACAGATGACAATAAGCCAATTACTCTAGATATTGCCAATCCAGATAAGTCAAAGTTCGTCATACGGGATGGGAAATTAGGAACAGTTTATATTCACAGATCTGGTAACGGGATACCCGAGATATTTTACGGTAGAAGTAAACTATGGGAGGCTAAAGGTGGAGAAGAGTGTCAATGGGTTGAAGTAGTTATTGATAATAAGGGAAACGGAATGGCATATCCTAATATAAAAAACAAGGAatacacaaaaattccCTTTAAAACTGCTGTAAATAACACTGGAAGTAGTTCTACATCGAATCAATCAAGTGATGATTCAGCAAGTGAAGAccaaaatggaggaagtgACCCAAATCTACAAGGTAGTAGCAATGGTAGTAACGCTCAGAATAATGTCAAacaataatgcagtacaaGATGCTGAGAGAAAGCTGCCCATTCCAAATGGTAGAAGCATCTTTAAATAGACAACTGTAACATGTTTTCACTATCTGTACACGCCATATGTATCATTATAGCCTATAAATAATATAGAGTAGGTCTCTATAATCCTTCCTCTTTCCACCCAGAATGATGAACGAACCTTCCTACAAGTCAACTACTATGCTAACTCCATGTGACCAACTTGTCTGTCCACGGGAGACTCTAAAGTCTCTCAGCGACACGAGGGTATAGAAAATCTTGTGAAAGTTTCCACTCAAAAGTGTTTAATGTGTAGCATATGAGGAAGAAAGAGACGACGTCGCAAGTagggataattatcaccacttagttccattattttctcaaccAGAGGAAGATTCTCTCTAAACCCACCAATTTTCTGTTCATAATATTCAGTCAGTTTCATTAATTGAGTAGAGTCTTTATAGGATCTCtgaaatgaggaattaGACGGGAGACaccttacacattttaggcAGTAGCCAGTATGGCTACTATAGAGgcactaatgcagttttgtTACACACGAATAGACAAGTATAGATACAATTAGGAAGATAGTACAGTTGGACGGAAGCAtgattttggaatcttGGCTTACAGTAAGTGATGACCCAGTAGGAGAGCTGCTGGGCTACAGATTCATCTCCCAGGGGTTCCTATAGAGCCTTTTATAGACCTTTAGTTGCTCTTCTGGTAGCCTTTACAGGTGTCTATAGTTGTACTCCGGATAGAGGCTCTCCATCAGTGCCTGAAGCGACGTTACGAGGGGATGGAGATTCTTTGTCTCAATGGACTCATCAATGATGCCATAGAACATTACAAGAAGAGATACGCTGGAGACGATGAATGTACTCATTATCTCCCAAGAAATCAGAGTTGGGATGTGACTGGAAGTCTATCATGGAAGAGGTGTATCACCTCAACCCAAAGGATTATTCGGAATCCAGAAACAAATGACAGATTAAAAACCAATAAAATGACTATGTAACCCATTATACGGGGCTACATCTAGCAGATTTACACCAAAGATGGACAAGATGTGTCGGCATCCTTCACCTTTGTGTGGTATTTGCAGGGTTATAGTCAAACGATGCGTGTAGCTACTCTGTTATGAGATATCATAGGTGTGCAATGATTTAATCTCTCTAGTTTTcaatttttggattttttatTCCGTTTTAATCTCTAGATAACTTTGCATGCACGTACTACGTGATAGTAGGTTTAAGGGATTTACAGTTAAGGGTaaatgtttaaaatgaATACGTATCAGGTAGATATTTGTCCTACTGTGACCCCTGTAGAAGGACTAGAACGTAAAGACGGAGAAAATATAGGTGACAAATACAACTCCTATATATTTACTGCAAcatctgaagaaaaatttgaaatatcaGCCATAATTTACAATGGAAAACCACTGAAAGGCATAGTATTGTTAAACACTATGGTTGAAAATATAACTATATATTTAGACGGACATAATAAGATCTTACTAATACACACTTTGGCTTTTGAGGTTGGTAACATTTACTGGATAAATCAAGACATTACCAAAGGCACAGAAAGCGTAACGTTTGCCGAATTTTTACTTAAGGAAACGTCACATCTAAACACAGGTGAACTTGGCTGCATACTATCTAACGTAACTCAACATGGTGGATTCAATCTCGCtaaatttggagaagaCTATGCTAGCACAGCAGAGAAACTGTTTGGAGATATCGACATCATATTTGACATTGGTAAAGGGCACTATGGTTCATCTAACTCCGGCGAATATTTATCTGAGATTTCCGGAGGAAAAGTAACTGTAGTAAAATCTGTAATAGTAGGTAGTAGTTTCATGAAAACTACACACAATACACCTTCCAAAGTGTTTAGGATTAGAGGAATAAAACCTCCAAATGGAAACTACATGAAGATTAATGGTGGTTTTCCAAATGAGGTATTCACTGAGTTTAATGTCTACTATAGAGATAGTGATTATAGCAATCCTTTGCTTGTGGAATTGGTAGAAATGTACCCATTAACTCATAATTATGTTAATACTAGATTCTATCTtacaaagaatgataaagattctAACGGAAAATGGGACATTTGTCAAATATGCTCAGTTATTGATGAGAAAACCGAACTTGTACAGATACTTCAGAACATAATTACACACAATAGGCTTTTGGTTTACAATATATCAGATGAAAAACTTAGGAACAAGCTTGGAGATATACGAAAAGGTTTTTCTGTAGATGTGACTCAGATAGGAGGAAATATGGGACGGATCAACTACTACTCTTTTGATGGGATGTGTATTCCTTATAGAATGGAAAAAGCTACAGTACAAGGTTATTATCTAGTTAGACATGCCACTATTCCTTATTTTACTGTCAAGAAGATTAAAGTTACCAAGACTAAGGAACTTACTGAAGACGAGCTTCCTCCCCTCGGTACATTATTTGGGAGATTAAATGTCTACTACACTAACGATTCATTCGATAATGCAGTCTTGATTGAACTAGAATGTTTGGATCATTCTGAATCTTGCGAATCTCCTGATTTTTTCTATTACTACTCCAAGGATGAGAGAGATGAATGGATTGGCTATAAATTAGAAACACATTTTGTTCTAGATGATGGAGAGGAAGCTATTCCGGATAAGAACACTATAATTACTCACATTAAACAGCATAACAACAAAATAATTTTTGAGGAGCTCTGGAAAAAACTAAAGGGAAAGCTTACTAGGTACCCTCCAGCGACTAacaaaaatccaaaaggtGAGCAAACGACAGATGATACTACCAGTGATATAAAAGTAGATATCGATTCCGAGGAAGCTGATGAGAAAGCAGAGGGGGAAACGTCAACAGCTTCTAAATTTGTGCCAAACTCTGAGTATGACTTTCAATTCGGAGAATTCAACACCCTTGAATCTACCATTGCAATAACCATTGGTACAATAGCGATATGTGTCGGTATATATTTGCTATTTCCTTCAGTTAAAAGATTTGCACATGATTATTCTGTTCAAAAGCTCATGTATCGTCGCTATGTTTAGCAGACTTCTGGACTTAATTCTCTATGGCAATCCTTATTAGCGTTTCTTGAGGGTTAATTGATAAGATATTGAATTTATTAACCCTAGAATACTACCCTCGGAAATCTCATTAACGCTCTACCCAGAAGCTTGTCTAGGTGGAGAAGCCGTTAAGATTAATATTTGAAACTCCGTATCAATCGGAGCATATGGATATCAGTTATTTACCTGTTAAGAGTCCATAAAAGATATTATGAACTTGTCTGGAAGTCTATACTACATCAACATTCTAGCTTGTTGTTCTTCCAAGTTTGATATGTTGGGATTGCTCGCCTTTTGTTATATAAAACACCGCATGGAGTACGAACTAGGAGCATGTGTTGGcccaggaagaagagaatgaaggtGGAATTCTTCCTTTGACCCCATCCACTAGGAAGAGTAACACATCCATTATCCCGTTTTAATTATAGCTGTTTGAGGATGAGATTCCTTTTTATATGTGCAGTAACACTTTTAGTTGGTTTGTCAAGCTGTACTAAGAGTAAAAGGGTCTCCCTTGACCTATCTCTTCCCAGTCCTTCCCTGTTTACCGTAACAGACTACGTACTCTATGGAGTGAGTCACAAGGCATTTGTTCCCCAGGTTGGTAGCTCTGTAGTATCAGTGGTGGATAACAGAGATACGCTTTGGACTGCTACAGACActcaagaaggatgtaCAGGTGCCTACCTCTTTTCTAGGGAGGGGTTCCCCTCTCTTCTTAGTGTTTATACAAGAGGTGCCGGAGATGAgaccttttgttttgaGAAGGCTGGTGGAGCATGGAATGAAGTAGATGAAGAACCGTTTAATGACAGGGTAACGACAATGATTGGAGGAGCCGTGAAATATACAAGTCAATTCGGCTCCAAGGTAAATGGGTCTCTCTTTAATGCCCTGGACTCTGTTGAGGACAATGTCAGGGTTCTTAAACTCACACCCAAGAAGGGTGTTACTGCCAACAAGCTCACATTCGACAGAGAATTGGTCTGGGAAGAAGGATGTGATGTGTCTCTCAGCTCTCTTATATCTGGATGGAGAGAGACCTACTCTTGCAGTACTTGTTACCAGGGATAAGGATAATGTTACAATGCTCTACAGATACCATGATGATATTAAATGGcaagatggtaaagaagaggaccacaagaagaatctgaacGCTTTAAAGACAGAAGCAAAAAATCATCCTATAGCTAAGCAGCAACCAGCTCAACTAGCTCCCCAGCAAGCTGCCAAACCTAATACACAGGCCGCTCCGCAGGGTCCACCAGGACAAACCCAGGCTAAACCCGTAGAGTCTCCTGAAAAAGAATCAACTGAATCTAAGGAACTCTCTCAAGATGCTACTACTCCAGTTCCTCAATCGTCCGAACATGTTAATACTACtttagacatttcaaagagGGAGGATACGAATGTAGGCACACATTATTATCATTCTACTTATGAAGGGCCTGTCCACGATTTCAAACTCAAAAGTGCCACCGTGACTAAAGTTGTAGACGCTGGAGTTGTAATTTGGGAAGCTCCAAAGGGTACTAACCACAAATGTACATGGGCACAAATAACAGTaaaaaatggtaaagaaaCCTTGAGATTAGAAATTCAAACGGGCAAGGAAGAACAATTATGGTTTAGGAAGagagatggtaaatggagaaAACTAGTTCTAGGGAGCAGCCCCCAAAAATCTCCCAATCCCACTTCAAAGTCTCATACTAATTAATCCGGTGAATCACAGTAAAACGCTTTAATTGTACACTATACTGACCACTCATTCATTAATCCTGTGGATGGATAGACTAATCGTCAATGCAGCTTTCTTATATATTGCAGTCATTCTGTGGATCATGTAATTGTAGAATGTTCGTATGGAATATTGGTAGGTTTGTTATATATCTTCTAGATTGAATGTGAATTTCTATGCTAAAGAAACGACATAAGTGGGTTAAAGAGTCTGACTGATCCTCTAACAACCTTTCTGACTAAACTGTACATCTCCTTGTGAATCCTTTCAGGGGAACCAAAGGACTTTTGAATTACCAAACAAAAATTCACAGGCTAATCAAAGAGACATTCTGATTGAAACCAAGCGCACTATAGAAATAGGAAATGTCAGAAAATCCTGGTACGTTAAAATTACATCTAGCTGTCCAAGGTGAGTCCATAGCTGATATAGAATTATTCCCAATCTTTAATCCACAGCACAGGGTTATGAATATAACATTAACGCCCCTTTATCAAGTACCTACTGTACTATACTGCAATATAGGGATTCCATGGGCAAAGAAGATTTGTCTCTGgatacaaatttaaagacCCAAAAGGACAAGTTCCATCTTTACGTCTTACCCTTTGAATCTGTATGTTTGACAAGTCTAAAAATTCGCATATCAAGAGTTATGCAAAATAGGGAAGATGAGAACTAATCTCTTTCTCTTGCGAACTTCCGTTGAATGATCCCAGATGTGTTGTTATTCCTCTCGCCTCTTCCTGTCAGTAACATCACAGCAAGATGAGGGTTTTCGCACTGGTTTATCTCGTGGCAATCCTAGGATTTCACAAGGTCCAGTGTGATGGgttgtctatggatgatCAAAGTTTATCTATGGAAGGAACTTCTCAAGGGAATGATTATGGACCTTTAGTACCACAACCTGAGAATCAAGACGTTGGACAAGAACAGCCAGAAGCATCAGGTTTAGCTCTGGATATTGGAAGCCCAAATCTCCTGGGAATTATAAAACGGACACCTGCAGGTCCAAACTGTAGATGGTATGCAAGGAATGGAGATGTTTGGGAAAACTGTAAAGATTCATATCAAGAAAAGATTAAAGATATTCGAGAACATATCCCCCGCACAAACCCATTCATTCTAAATCTTGAAGAGGATAAGGATACTGAGGAATGCACAATATTCGATGCAAAGCTTATTGGAGCCCCAATGAGGCTGTATTTTGCAAAGCCTGAATATTCCGCTGAGGAGGTAACGTATAATGGAAAATCCATATGGAAAGGTTCCGAGAATAAACTCTGCACGGCATGTGACTTGTACTTTAACAAAGGAGAACTCTCATTCCTTATTCTAAGCGTCAAGGAGAATGATGTGATAAGATACGAATACTTTGAAACGAGGggtaaagaatggaagacTATGACTTCTGAAGAGTTCAATAACAGACGTAAGGAAGCTCAAACTACTCACGGCAGTTTTGATGTTCAAGAGGAACCTGGCACTTCTGGAGGATCTGCTTCTACTGCTAAACTTAAAGGTTCAGGTTCTACTGAACCCAAAACTCCTGAGCAAACGGAGTCTAGGAGAATCTCTACAGAAGCCCTTCAGGAAGTTTCTTCAAAGGAAGTAGATACTCAATCAGCTGAACAGGCTAAAGATCCCAGTGTTGACAGTAAACCAGATCCAAAACTAACAAATAAAGAGGCAGCTACTGCACTTTCAAGCTCCGAACCAGAAGATGGTTCTTTGGATACTGCGGAATTGAATGATACATCTTCACAGAGCACAACCCTTGACGAGCCACAAACTGATACAGATAAAGAATATGACGATAAAACAGCACTAGAACGACCAGATTCTAACGCTAAAGATGATGCAGATAAAGTTGAACAAACGTCACAGAGCACAACCGAAGGTATTAAGGGTTGGCTTAAATCTGCATGGAATGGTGTCAAAAATAAATTTGGTTAATCTCCAAGGGCTTCTAATTCTCCAGAGTCTGTAGACCTTAGGATGCACACTACATACATTATAGGGAGCTCTATAGGTTTAAATCAGCACAAAAATCAACTGAAACATCACTCGGATTTAATTCTCATTATTCGTGATAGACCCAAAACTTGGGGACTCACCCACTAAACAATGTAGACATGCGAAAATTCTGCATGTAGGCTCAAAAGCCTTGTTTTTTGTCAATATTTTAATCAAGTCAAGGAGACACTCTTAAAGGAGCACAAACACAAACGACAGCCTCCTTGTAAGACATTTATCACTAATGCAGCTTAACTTAGACAATTACACACACCGACTGTAAATTCAGCATTTAATTAGacctttaaaatatcatttattCAATTCGTGGTTGATAATTGTACACGTTAGTTTGTAGAGTTTGTTTCACTGTTGAAACTGTATATTGTACGACCCATTTTCGTTCTTGTTCACTTTAAAGTTGTCTAGAGAGAGCCCGAACTTTCCTAGCATTGTGtttccaaaatctttgAGTTTACCCATCATCTCTGTCTTTTCCCGTTCAAATTCTACATCGGCATGCTTCTTCAGCTGGTCCCGTCTGGCTTTGTATTTGTCCCTGAATTTTTTATATACTGAGGGATTCGCTTACTCTAGTGTCGGATCCAGCTCTATGGCCTTTTTTAAATCTGCCAACGCCCTCTGATACgattttatattctcatATCCCACGGATCTCCTCACAAAGGCCTATTGAATGTGATGTAATGTGAATGCGTTGTGTAAAGCGAGAATGACCAAAGGGATGGCAACTACATAGTATAACCATTACTTTGCACATGTATAgtggatggaaaaggaacatACCTTTGCATATGATCCGTCGAAGCATATAGCATCATTGCAGTCCTGTATTGATGTTTCCCAGGACTTTAGGGCCTGGTGGCAAGCCGCTCGATTGCACAAAATTTGTGCCCTCAGCACGTCATTTTCCGAATATTCTAGCCTCATTATTGCCTTTGTATACCACTCTATGGCCTCTTCATATCTCTCTTCCTTGAAATGCAAATTTCCGCGttcctttaaaaatgtcGGCGATTTATTCCCAAACAGATCCGATTCTAAATGGAGATGGTGATTGATGTAGAGCATAAAAGACATGTGTAAGAGGAGGAATGGACGGGTACTagagagaagaatgagagaGTAGGGACGTCTTTGGTAGATTTAAAAAGGCCCAGATACCCTCTAACGGTACAAATGACCTCCCCAAAGGCGTCCTAGGGAGTATCCCTGGTATATCCCATACCAATAGTACCCACTCATCCACAAATTCAGGGAGCTTGGCCATCGCTCTCTTTGCTCACTGGTGTGTATCGGCTCCGGTCCTCCATTCGTCTCTCTCGCCCTTACACTGCTCCTCGGTCCGTATCTAATCATCAAACTCACCTCCGTGACTGTTTATATCCCCTAGACACCCATTAACTTCCGTTTTGACGGCGGTTGAGGCGTCGTTTCCGCCCTCGTCATCGTACCACTCGTTTGGCTCAATTTCGTCGTCCTTTGGGGCTTCCATTTCTACCAAATGCTCGCGGGGTCCCAAATTGGCGTTTTATGTCCTTTGTGTAGACACGACACCCGCCCGTAGGCCCCGCACTATACGGCCACTCATTTCCCATTCATTGAGGAAAATTCCACAAGATTCACGGCGGATCGGAGAAAATTCGCAGGGGTTGGAGAAATGAAGGAGACGGAGAACGGAGAGGCCCTGGAAGACCAGAACATGATCGAGGAGGACATTTTGGCCTACGGACGCAAGAATCTCCATCCCACGCTACTAGAAAATGTCCTGAAACAGTACAAGAAGTTTTCCAAGGTCCAACGAAGGGTAAGTTGAATGTGAGCTATGAAATAGCGAACACCGTCGTTAGACggagtcccgaagaatgagggactaaagcgactaacaggagctctatggcgacctatgggagcttaaagaagagaaggattaaggtcattactggagtacAACggaaggaggaatgacctaccgacgtcgtAGGctaggtagtagatcactatggaatgaacaGCATAAATGGAAGAGCGATGGAGACTATGAACGTATAGAATAGAGGAGAAGTGGCGAGTATAaagagtataggagcctgtgAGATGGCAGGAATGGAATCCATAAGAAATCTTAGGAGCGTCCATACTGCCAGACagtgagctacttgtgagaGATGATGAATGcatggttgtctagggagtaaaGGACTGatgtgctccctttggtcgcattgagactactcatggatctcagaaTCTTGAAAGAGCATGCTCtatctgaacatggaggatgagcgTTTGAGGACGGAATTGCTCCAAAGGAAACACAGAGAGTATCATTGGATGAGAAGAGACTGGTGAGAAGAGGAGACTATGTCTAAGGAGTTTCTCTGAGAACTCTAGTAATAATGACTAATGATGGAGTAATAATTAAGCTCGGTGTAAAGCCAAAAAATGAACAAGAAATACCTTACATTGATGAGCATACTGGAGGTAGGAAATTTACTGTCAAAAGATCTGAAGAACCATCTGGATCAGgtttttataaatacacTTACGAAGATAGGGATGATATCGGTGGTTTAGGAAATAAACCATTCGAACTAAGTGAGATCCAAGATGATACTGGCAATTCTATCAGTGGGATTCCCTCTAAAGGATCTGATAAAAAGGTCACCTCCGTTTctgcctattactggaagcaTGAAAGTACTAACGGTAGCCCACCTACTAAGGTTCTATTGGTAGAAGTAGTATATAGTGGAGAGAATAGAACTGCATATTATGTTAGGGGTAGTGGTAAAGATTGGATTGAAACATCCCTCCAAAATGACCTAGAGAAAACTCTGTACGAACAAAATTGTTACAATAACGAAGCAGTCACCTTAGATCTTACCAGGAGTAACTCTGAAACACATTCTAAACATGGAGGTACTGGATACTGTTGCGCTTACCATAAGGAGGGTCCCAAGGTCACGGTTGAAGAAATAGCAGTTCGACATCAACATGAACGCGGAGAATCCACAAAACTCTATAAGCACACCATTTACCCTACTTCAAAATTAGCTGGTATTAAATACAATGAAGGTGGTAATCATGGCCCCAAAAGtaggaagaatataaagattCCTGGTCTTGACaactctggaaaagattcAGTAGACATATATGCATTATACTCTGGTAAAAATCAGGATCCAGAGTTAATATACGTCAAGAGTACTGGGGACTCA
This window encodes:
- a CDS encoding signal peptide containing protein (encoded by transcript BEWA_013410A), whose product is MRIIALLWTVCLVRLCSAGCCGGGTTDDNKPITLDIANPDKSKFVIRDGKLGTVYIHRSGNGIPEIFYGRSKLWEAKGGEECQWVEVVIDNKGNGMAYPNIKNKEYTKIPFKTAVNNTGSSSTSNQSSDDSASEDQNGGSDPNLQGSSNGSNAQNNVKQ
- a CDS encoding hypothetical protein (encoded by transcript BEWA_013420A), with amino-acid sequence MNTYQVDICPTVTPVEGLERKDGENIGDKYNSYIFTATSEEKFEISAIIYNGKPLKGIVLLNTMVENITIYLDGHNKILLIHTLAFEVGNIYWINQDITKGTESVTFAEFLLKETSHLNTGELGCILSNVTQHGGFNLAKFGEDYASTAEKLFGDIDIIFDIGKGHYGSSNSGEYLSEISGGKVTVVKSVIVGSSFMKTTHNTPSKVFRIRGIKPPNGNYMKINGGFPNEVFTEFNVYYRDSDYSNPLLVELVEMYPLTHNYVNTRFYLTKNDKDSNGKWDICQICSVIDEKTELVQILQNIITHNRLLVYNISDEKLRNKLGDIRKGFSVDVTQIGGNMGRINYYSFDGMCIPYRMEKATVQGYYLVRHATIPYFTVKKIKVTKTKELTEDELPPLGTLFGRLNVYYTNDSFDNAVLIELECLDHSESCESPDFFYYYSKDERDEWIGYKLETHFVLDDGEEAIPDKNTIITHIKQHNNKIIFEELWKKLKGKLTRYPPATNKNPKGEQTTDDTTSDIKVDIDSEEADEKAEGETSTASKFVPNSEYDFQFGEFNTLESTIAITIGTIAICVGIYLLFPSVKRFAHDYSVQKLMYRRYV
- a CDS encoding signal peptide containing protein (encoded by transcript BEWA_013430A), whose amino-acid sequence is MRFLFICAVTLLVGLSSCTKSKRVSLDLSLPSPSLFTVTDYVLYGVSHKAFVPQVGSSVVSVVDNRDTLWTATDTQEGCTGAYLFSREGFPSLLSVYTRGAGDETFCFEKAGGAWNEVDEEPFNDRVTTMIGGAVKYTSQFGSKVNGSLFNALDSVEDNVRVLKLTPKKGVTANKLTFDRELVWEEGCDVSLSSLISGWRETYSCSTCYQG
- a CDS encoding hypothetical protein (encoded by transcript BEWA_013440A); the encoded protein is MLYRYHDDIKWQDGKEEDHKKNLNALKTEAKNHPIAKQQPAQLAPQQAAKPNTQAAPQGPPGQTQAKPVESPEKESTESKELSQDATTPVPQSSEHVNTTLDISKREDTNVGTHYYHSTYEGPVHDFKLKSATVTKVVDAGVVIWEAPKGTNHKCTWAQITVKNGKETLRLEIQTGKEEQLWFRKRDGKWRKLVLGSSPQKSPNPTSKSHTN
- a CDS encoding hypothetical protein (encoded by transcript BEWA_013450A), yielding MSENPAQGYEYNINAPLSSTYCTILQYRDSMGKEDLSLDTNLKTQKDKFHLYVLPFESVCLTSLKIRISRVMQNREDEN
- a CDS encoding signal peptide containing protein (encoded by transcript BEWA_013460A) — protein: MRVFALVYLVAILGFHKVQCDGLSMDDQSLSMEGTSQGNDYGPLVPQPENQDVGQEQPEASGLALDIGSPNLLGIIKRTPAGPNCRWYARNGDVWENCKDSYQEKIKDIREHIPRTNPFILNLEEDKDTEECTIFDAKLIGAPMRLYFAKPEYSAEEVTYNGKSIWKGSENKLCTACDLYFNKGELSFLILSVKENDVIRYEYFETRGKEWKTMTSEEFNNRRKEAQTTHGSFDVQEEPGTSGGSASTAKLKGSGSTEPKTPEQTESRRISTEALQEVSSKEVDTQSAEQAKDPSVDSKPDPKLTNKEAATALSSSEPEDGSLDTAELNDTSSQSTTLDEPQTDTDKEYDDKTALERPDSNAKDDADKVEQTSQSTTEGIKGWLKSAWNGVKNKFG
- a CDS encoding hypothetical protein (encoded by transcript BEWA_013470A), coding for MEAPKDDEIEPNEWYDDEGGNDASTAVKTEVNGCLGDINSHGESDLFGNKSPTFLKERGNLHFKEERYEEAIEWYTKAIMRLEYSENDVLRAQILCNRAACHQALKSWETSIQDCNDAICFDGSYAKAFVRRSVGYENIKSYQRALADLKKAIELDPTLEDKYKARRDQLKKHADVEFEREKTEMMGKLKDFGNTMLGKFGLSLDNFKVNKNENGSYNIQFQQ
- a CDS encoding hypothetical protein (encoded by transcript BEWA_013480A) → MKETENGEALEDQNMIEEDILAYGRKNLHPTLLENVLKQYKKFSKVQRRPKNEQEIPYIDEHTGGRKFTVKRSEEPSGSGFYKYTYEDRDDIGGLGNKPFELSEIQDDTGNSISGIPSKGSDKKVTSVSAYYWKHESTNGSPPTKVLLVEVVYSGENRTAYYVRGSGKDWIETSLQNDLEKTLYEQNCYNNEAVTLDLTRSNSETHSKHGGTGYCCAYHKEGPKVTVEEIAVRHQHERGESTKLYKHTIYPTSKLAGIKYNEGGNHGPKSRKNIKIPGLDNSGKDSVDIYALYSGKNQDPELIYVKSTGDSGVTGWFKKGSSNNGNWEKAEKLDKNITPNNFGDLDCDKFKALKEELNHDTSGLDECKEHLKQQERAQLTARTELGGEQREESREEEQEEEKKEDEDSPKRDPGPPGSSGKNGDGDTGASDDRGTVGARRGSDREAQTTVPKSGDSSWDLFGSGLRELVAGVFNTLFTRSFLKDSETSISELPKNVNSSPDFSQKLTVSHGKVTKNQVEGFYTEDGGRKSSAGAADPKGAHTEGPTKESDPVSEPLAPPSPTAPAEVTLLHEASVHSTGHSQDHNWSAK